The genomic region AGGTAGAACAATTCTAACGCAGACTTAGACTTGCACATTGCCATTTAGGCCAAAGATCCATTTTCTGGCCAAAATAATATGACCAAATACCTCATCTAAAGGGGTGGAATCCAAACCTCACCCCTTACTAGAACGCCTTATAAGCCTATGTGAGAGCCTTTGTCGGAAAATGCTGATTCGATGAAactgaagtgttttgctgaaatgtCTTCATTTCGATGAAAATTCACCACAGGCAGCACCTCAAGCAGAAACCTGCCCTGTCTGTTATTAATCTGCTGCTTAGTATCAGGATTCCAAGATACGCGTCTCTTTCTGCTGGAAAGCCTGGAAACACTCATCCTTCATCAAAACAAAGTTTCACAGTGTTTGGGTTTCCTGAAAAACATGGAATTTCAGAGCCGTGACGAGCTCTGCTCCACCCTCCATGCTATCTTGAACAAAGAGACAGAAGGAAGATGGACTATAATCTTTCTTTGCTAAAGACAAGGCAGTAGAGCATTCCCTGTCTCATATCTTCCTGCTCTCATGAGAGGAGAGGGCTGGTAAATTAAGGCTTTCAGTGAGAAAACGAACTTCAGTGGTTTCATGGGTTGGGCTGGTAACTGGAGAACTTGCTAGCCGTGGGTTGTTTTTACTGCCCACACCCTACCACTAGTCCCGGACATCTCATGCATCTCTCTGTGTTTACTTTACCCTCTGTATCGCATTCATCCCAAAGGAGTATCCTACTCAAGAGTTTGGGGTACTCCATCTTCTCGTGCAGGTGTGAACATACTAAATGTATCCATTTGGTCCTAAATATTGTTAAACATGGTGAAATTCTTGTTGCTGGGCATTCTGGCTCTGGCCTGCTTCCCACTCCATTTCCCTGACTAGCCTTTTTTAAGTCTCTCACATGGATTAAGTAGAAATAATATAAATTTTGCAGCATATTTTGAGGACAAGAGATACAATTGTCATTCTCACAACCACAGCAATTCTCAGGGATCTATAAAAGGCTACTAAGACCTATATGAGCTGAGCTTGCATGAAGACTTACGCAgtcatatacacacacaaaagggCTGTCTGTAGTTCTGGCAAGAACTCCCTTCCTCTTTACTTACGAATCATCGTTTGAGAAGTAGGGCCTGATTTGTATAGAATGAATTTTCTTGGAAGAAGTCGTCTTTCTGCATAGTCCTTGCAGAGTTTCATTGTTTGGCAGATGGTAGCACAGAGGTCTACATGTCAGAAAACATTTCCTGTTTATGTATCAGTCCGGTCAATACAAATTGAATTTTACCTTTGTGTGATGTGTCTTTTTGCAAGCCATTCAAGTGCTAAGTGCCAATGCAGTGTCAAATTAGTCAGCTCCTGAGTCCTTTGAGAGATTAAGAATCTACTACAGCTGCTAGCTAGAGAAATTacttattttacattaaaatgataGCAATTCATGCTTTTAGTGCTCATTATCCAAGGTCCAAACCCTTGAAATGGTTCATCAAATTCGACCTGCAAACTCTTCGTGTCTCCTCCTTggattaaaaagcaaatgcataaATAATATTCTCTTATCTGACTGCTAAACTAAGCATTTAATTCACAGTATTTTCACTCCATAATGTCCCCCAGAGAATCTGCTTGCTAAGGAAAGGATGGACTACAGTGGccttatacatacacacacacagagtagcCCACTGAGCCCTGACATTAAATCTTAATCACATGGGCCACTTCATGTACTAGTGTTCTAACTCTGAAGAAAAACACTCTTGACCTCACAGTCTCCCCTCATGactatataattatttatatagagGGGGGCTGCTGCAACAAGAACTCCTGTGAGAAACTGCTTCTGGAGCTTGGTGGTTACGTAGTGCCTAGTAGGGAGTGtcagcaggagagaggagataTGGAGAAGAGTTGCACGGGAAGATGTGTGGTTCTGAAGTCTCATACTGTATTTTATAAACAAGTGTTTTTCTcactctctcccctcccctcccttcccttccagaAAACAAGATTTTAGTCTCTCAGCGCCCTTTGCTCACTGTAACTAACAAAACTGCAACTCTAGTCTGCAACTACACATACAATGGAACAGGGAAGGAATTTCGAGCTTCGCTGCACAAAGGAACGGACAGCGCAGTTGAAGTTTGCTTTGTTTCATGGAATACAACCAAAACTAGCAGTAATTCAAATAAAGAATTCAACTGCCAGGGGATTCATGATAAAGACAAAGTAATCTTCAGTCTTTGGAATATGAGTGCCAGCCAAACTGACATCTACTTCTGCAAAATCGAGGTCATGTATCCACCCCCATATGTCTACAATGAGAAGAGCAATGGGACCATCATTCACGTGAAAGGTAAGCCGGGAAATCTCTGTAGACCAGTATCCTCCCTATCCTCCCTACACACTCCCAACATGACTACTGGAGGCAGTcggtttccttaaaaaaaaaaaaaaaaaaaaaaaaaaaaaaaagagttggatTGCCTGGTAAAACCATATTCTTGCAACTGATGTCCTGAAGAAGACATCTTAAAGGGATGATTAATATAAATGGCACATTGGAACAAGGAGTAAATAAGCAGAGATTGAGGTTTTTGCTCTCATGTACTTaaagttttctttgttcttttctttaaagagacACCCATCCAAATACAGCCTCAGTCTGAAATTCCTTTGTGGATTATGGTGGCAGTGACTGGAGTTCTTGCTTTCTACAGTATGCTAATAACAGCAGTTTTTATTAACTATTGGGTAAGAAACTACTGTTTCCCTTTGCTCTATATGCTCTTTGTTCCTAGCTCATTTCTCAGGCTACACTTGCCACATTTATCACAAACTCACCAACACCCCTCACTTCAGGGTCACAGTGCTTCTTCACCCCAGCTATATATGCACACCCATGCTATGCCCCACATGAGTTGAAATGCCAAATGCTCTCCTGGTGGGCAGCTGGAGCTCTGCAGTAGAGTCCTAAAGCTAACAGTAATGTCCTGCACACCAGCAACACCAGCACAGTGTCTCTAGCTCTGCCAGTTGTCCCTGTCAGGGAAATCTAGTACAAGGATTCCTGGCAAAACCCTTTGAGACTATACTGACATTAGGAGCTCACCTACAGCAAAACAACCTTTAGGGAACCCTCAGTTGGCCCAAGAACACCTGCACCGATGTCTTGTGCCTATCCAGCAATTCCCTCAAGTACCCACTACTTCTGTCAGCTCAACTGCAAGAGAAAAGGAGCACGGGGATCTCAGCAGTCCCTCGTCTGCTTCTGTACATTAACCCTAAGAAAGCTGATACAGTCTTATGGCtcattatttttgctttctaatCTTTCTGGAGAGTCGGCTGGCCCAGGTCACATCCAGTTCTGCCTACTGGAGTAAAGAGAGAGTGAGCCATGATGCAGAGGCAGCGGAAGGACATCTTACTAGACAAGTCTTAGGATCGTGATCTCCCAGAGCTGATTTACTCTACTTACACCACATGGGAAAGACTTGAACAATGACCTTAGAGAGCTCTGTTCCTTGCACTCTGCCTTTCCCCTGTATATTTGGTGTTAAATAGCAATTTTCAACACATTTACGAGGTAGCCTTTATAAAGAACCTGGAGTCCCTGACAGGTTAAATGTTGCCTGTATACAGAAAGCCACTCTCAGTGCTAGCTGAAGCTTGAGATCAGTTAAGTGTTTCACAAAAATACACTTGCTCAATATATGgctatttctgatggaaaacaaTCAAATGGGGCATCGCCATAGGAAAATACAGAGGCAGGTTAAGTGGTCTTTGTGCCTTATTGTCGAGGCTGACTCGTAGGAGAGCTGAGAGGATTACAGCAAACAGCTGCTGGCGTTACAGTGCTGTGCCCTGGTGAGATACTGTAGCTTTGAATCCATCATTTACAACTGGAACCATTTTCTTGCTGCTATATTTGTTTGGTACCTCATGACTACACACTTTGGTACTAACGTGTCTGCCCCTAGCAAGAGTGACAAGGCTGCATTGCGATGTGTGCTGTTTGCTGCATCAGTTTTTACCTGCTGTTATCGCTGCTGGTGGTGGTATTCCCCTGATAATATGTACCCAGAGTGTGGATGGATTTAGAGTGTTGCTGAATATAAATACAGCTGCCTAGGTGACATTGTGAATTGTAAAAAAAGGTCCTAAAATATGATACTTGACAGCCATGGCAAGCCTGTTTCACTTGAGTTCCTGAAAGCAGCTAAAGATTTGTCTATTTTCACACAGTGCCTTCCCTGGAGGAAAGCTGCTTTCCTCTCCAAAGGTAGTAGTCTTTGATCCTGTAACAGTCCAGCATTCGCTCATGCTAGCAAGATGTCTTTCTCCTGTGCAAAATTACCTCTTAGGTGAATTAAAAATGCTATATTATGGAGATAAACACATACAGGTAAAGGTTTTTTATCTAATGATTTACATGCATCAACCGCATTGCATGGCTTAAGCAGTATGTAACTTATGTTAAACATCTTGCATATATATgacattaatattaaaaaagcttaaaatgtttCACAGTAACTGCCCCACTCTGCATGTACAGCATAACTCAGCCATCAGATTTTCTAATACAAACATCCTCCAATTCCACAGCATCACAAGTGCATTTCAGCATACGCAAATATTTATGTACATAGGAAGGAAACTTAAGGAGTAAAAAGGAGACTGGAAAAGAAGGTATGATCAGTATTAAGGAAAAAGCATGGAAGCACTTTACCTAGCCCCTGATCAATAAAACCTTAAGCTACACAAAACCACTAACCTTGTGCCCAGCCTGCAGCAGTCAGAGGTTCAAATGCTGCTGTAGCCACAAATTTCCTCTGTGATTATTTCACCTGTCTTCTGCTGCTCCCATTTGTGAAAGAGAGGATGCTTCCCTTGTCTCATAGGGGCATTATATGGCAGGAATTCAACAGTAGAACTGAGATTTTTGAAGCCCAGATAGTGAGACAGATAAAAGATTAATATCAGCTCTGATTCTTTTGCCCCTTGAAGGAAAGATCAGAACAACATATACATTGTGTGTTATTGCTGTAAATGGTAGGCAAGCCATGATACACATAGCCTAGGCTGATTTTTCCTGCTCTTACTCTGTTCAAATTAagctaatttcttttttcctcctaataaATGAGGACAGCCTTCACTTCTCAGACTATATTGCTTCTGCTGAGTCATTCCACAGCTGAGAATTGATGGTGAGAGGCATCAGTTTGTATCCTTGGTTTGCAGCATTCCTTTACCTGGAGAACTAGCACTGTAAATCTCTCAGCAGATAAACTGGACACCTACATTCAGGTTGGGAAAATTCCATAGATTATTTTATGAGAACATGTGTTCTAATTCCTCTGTAAATGTATTTAAACCTGAGGCTGCCTTAGAAATATGACTACTTCCCTGAACCAGGACCTAGGGCCAGAACTGTCGCCAGTTAATATGAGAGTTGGGTGAGACAATTTGTTaattcaaagaaggaaaattaatcaAATCCATTATTAACAGTCAAAAGCCCTCTGCTCAAAGGAACCctgttccctttcttcttctccctttttgAATGAGCGTGCCAGGTGAGGCAGACTAATTGCAGAAAAGTTTTCCCActtctcttcccccttctcccacaGCAAAAATCCAAAAAGAATATGTACCACCAGAGTGACTACATGAACATGACACCCCGGCACCCACCGTACCAGAAGAACAAAGGTTACCCATCCTATGCGCCAACACGAGACTACACTGCATATCGGTCCTGGCAGCCGTGATACCCACCAGCTGACCCACCAGTAGCCTCGTGTGCGTCTAGGCAGACACTTGCTCTTGGGCATGGAAGGACAGCTGCTCATTTTCTCATCATGTTTGTTGTTATTGATCATGGAAACCTACACCATAGCAAGTATTGGCTAAACTTTGATATaatattctaaaagaaaaaacaaacaaacataaaaaagcaggaaaaggggggatgggggagagggaagTAAAAAAGGATTGTTCTACATGACAAGCAAAAATGAGATACAACTTGTGTTGAGGGTTGTCAGTGGGTAAGACAGAAAGATGGCATCAGACCTCAGAGCGGATCTCCTCCTAACACTTGTGGTTTTGCTCAGCTGTTGGGAGAACCAGAACTTCTGACCTTTCCCAATAACTGCTGCCTTAGATTTAACCcttaatttcctttcctgtgtGTTTAATCCTCAGAAACCCTTGCTGCTGTTAAATGtggcaaaatgtaaaaaaaaaggtaatgttcTCTTCCCTACAAGATCAGGGCACAGTTTGAAGTTCAAAACACATGCttgaaagaaagatggaaaagtcAGCCGGAAGGTATCCAAGCTATTAGGCTATGGCAACAATGGGCTGCCAGGACAAATCAAGCTGATTGATAGAAAACTACTAAACCTTCAACATGTGAGTCCTTATGCTGGACACTTTGTAAATCATTTGAAGTCACGAACAAGCAACTCCACAGAGTGAGAAAGTAATCAACCTGAAGACAAAATCAAGACAAGCAGGAGAGGAAGTAAGATCTGTTGTTGTCATGAAGAAccccatttctgttttgtttgcctCCTACAGTGAGGGAACGTAAGTCATATGGGAAGCATTAGAAGACATAGAGGTCAGATTTTGAGGAGAGCTTTACTTTaatctttgaaatttttttctatCCAAAAGGCGTTCTGCTGAGTCCTCCTGAAAATTcatgcacatcttctggcacctagGTTGTACCAGAGCTCTTTTGAAAATCTGGGTCCAGTTATGAGCAACTAGAGAtcgcttgaattttttttcccataagcaCCCAATTTTGGGGGTGTGAGAGGGTCCTTCATTCCTACCAAGGTGAATTGGATCTGCAAGTGTTCAGCTGCCTGGAAGGACTGCTCTGGGCACTTCAAGGAACTTTGTGTTAACTGGAGGTTACCTTTCTATCTAAAGATGTTCTTCAGGAATGCTCCATGCCGGAGAAGGACAAAGACTTCAGCAAAACCTGCTTCATTCTTTCAATTAAGCATGTTTACATTAACAAGACATCCTAAACTGTAATTGGGGTTGTCTTGGCATAAAATCTCTTTTCATACTAAAGAGAATGAGGTTTATTTTATAGAGACTACTGAACAAACAATTAAATGACAAATAAATCCATATTCCCGCCTTGAAATAAGATGTGGATGTACAACACTTACTTTCCTTTAAATTGGGATAAGactattctttctctctttgaggGTACATGACAAAAATAGAGATGTGGAAGTGTGTCAACAATCTGCTTTGACATCTTAACCCAAGAAAAAAACTTTGGCAGTTCCAAACTGGAAGTTTTATTTGAGTTTGCTGACTGAGCCCCACACCATTCCTTCTGAGTCATATCGCCATGGACCGTGTTCCTGGAGGGTGCTGTGCCACCTCTGAGCAACGGTGAGGTGCCTGCTGTTCCCCCAGCCGGGCacagctctgccagggcagggcccACAATGCTAATGGCAAGCTTGGCCTGAGCGCCCACTGCCATGAGGCAACACGGTGCATTTGGCACAGGACTGTGGTCTTAGAGCCAGCAGGCCCCGAGAGCTTTGCTCTGGGTCAGTTCAGCAAACTCAAAAGCTCATGACTGGGTTGAAGAACTTCAAAAcaaagtctttttatttatttcttctcctttcccctcaccACATGCACAAACCCCCCAAGGCTGACATTTTTCCACAtacattttttattctcttttcctgaaAAGCCTCTTGCTGCGCCTTTGTTCTACAGCTGAGGCAGCGAGGAGCACGTGCAGGGAGCGGAGGGCATGGAGCCAGGCAGGACCCATGGCGGTCCGAGCTTGGCCTTCTTTGCTGGCACTGACTGAGAGGGGATGCTAACACCTTGCCACCTCCCTCCTGACTTGGAGGGGAGAAGTGGATGATCATggcagagagcagcaggctgGGCACAGTCCTCCATCTCCATACAGCACTGTCTTGCCATGCTCCGTTCAATTTACCGGTGTTGTCATTGTATAACCCAACATTAACAAGTGCTCTGATTACAATGCGATGCAAAAAATCACATCTTGTAGTGCAAAGGTAAGGTGAGATGACAAATGTATATCAAAAGCATAAAACAGGATAAACATTCTTTGTTTAAActgtatatgtgtatttttagatATAGACGTTTCTATTTCATGATATCTATATTCCTTAGAGTTTCATTATACTTTTTGCAatctccttttaaaattattaaatagatACAGTAAATTAAATCCTGAATAAATGCCTTGGCCCTGAGGCTAGTCAGAGGAAAGTAttactttctaaagaaaatgtCGGTATAATTTGCTTTCCTTCCCCTAACACTTTTGTAATTTCCATATTTAAAACATACTGATAGCTCCCAGAACATGATACTGGAAAGTAAGTCCTGGAACATCTGGAACGGGTATTAATTCATTTGACTGACCAAAAAGAAAGGGAGATACAGGGAAACATCctaaatttatgaagaaaaaaatgaggagaaCCAGGACAGGACAAGCTCCAGCACTGTGTTAAAATGAATATCGCTGTTACATTAAAACACTGTAGGGACACGAATTACAGACTGTTGGAGATAAGATACCAGTAAATACCTTTTATCCACCACTGTAAGGGACTAAAGGAAAGTGTTTGCAGAGAAGCAAGCCAGTTAAGCCTAGAGTCTGGCTCTGCATGTGTGGATTAGCATATACGACAAACAGAGCAATCCTAATTTATTCCATCTGGTTTTAGGCAATGCAAAACATGCCAGGACAGCCCTGGCCCTCCCTGGCCCTGCCTTTGGGATCTATATGCTGTTTACAGCATGATGTAAAGAGAAACCTCCCTGTGTTGCTGCTCCAAACTCGGAAACTGGCCCTCATGGAGGGCAACAGGACACCAATAGAGTTTTCTGCCTTGCACGCAGGTCttaattcaaatgcaaatataatCCTGCTGAACAATGATTTAATTTTTCATCCTCCTTTCCCC from Rissa tridactyla isolate bRisTri1 chromosome 7, bRisTri1.patW.cur.20221130, whole genome shotgun sequence harbors:
- the CD28 gene encoding T-cell-specific surface glycoprotein CD28, whose protein sequence is MGKEGWCLQGPGRRCSSCRGWGQGVRPTISTMLLGILVVLCFIPTADVTENKILVSQRPLLTVTNKTATLVCNYTYNGTGKEFRASLHKGTDSAVEVCFVSWNTTKTSSNSNKEFNCQGIHDKDKVIFSLWNMSASQTDIYFCKIEVMYPPPYVYNEKSNGTIIHVKETPIQIQPQSEIPLWIMVAVTGVLAFYSMLITAVFINYWQKSKKNMYHQSDYMNMTPRHPPYQKNKGYPSYAPTRDYTAYRSWQP